Proteins found in one Gemmatimonadales bacterium genomic segment:
- a CDS encoding serine hydrolase produces the protein MRLASLAAVCAVAVVVAPLPAQRAATHARELAAIDNVVTSMMKEWQVPGLALGIVKDGKVLYLKGYGYRDLEQQLPVTPQTRMAIGSNSKSFTALLMGMLVDQGKLDWDKPVKQYLPDFEMYDDYATRNLTPRDLVSHSSGLPRHDMVWYGRDVRRHDLLGRLKYLEPTTSLRGKWQYQNLMFVTAGILVERLWGRSWEDLIRGEIFGPLGMTQSLPGTTGIDGPGDFSWPYQLVNDKITRIPYRVIDEVGPAGSITSTVEDMVKYIQFRLDRGAGSHRVKISAAQENLMQSPQMVVGAAAGAVWPGVEMVSYGLGLGVGSYRGHGIVIHGGGIDGFISQMSWIPSKNIGVVVLTNSGNPIPTLVVESVYDRLLGLPPVDYAAIQRKVDAEGKAQVAKAQAEHRASQKQGTSPSHPLAAYAGTYQHPGYGRLVIREAGGRLALGLDKLEAPLRHFHYDVFEVDPTIGTSSLSGMASFGLNLKGEVEQVALPLEPGVKPIVFTRVKN, from the coding sequence ATGCGTCTCGCTTCTCTGGCCGCGGTCTGTGCCGTGGCCGTGGTGGTGGCACCGCTGCCGGCTCAGCGCGCGGCCACTCATGCCCGCGAACTCGCGGCCATCGACAACGTCGTCACTTCGATGATGAAAGAGTGGCAGGTGCCCGGGCTCGCGCTGGGCATCGTCAAGGATGGCAAGGTGCTGTACCTGAAGGGGTACGGGTACCGCGACCTGGAACAGCAACTGCCGGTGACCCCGCAGACGCGGATGGCCATCGGTTCGAACAGCAAGTCGTTCACCGCGCTCTTAATGGGCATGCTGGTCGATCAAGGGAAGCTCGACTGGGACAAGCCCGTCAAGCAGTACCTGCCGGACTTCGAGATGTACGACGACTACGCCACCCGGAACCTGACGCCCCGGGATCTGGTGAGCCACTCCTCGGGTTTGCCCCGTCACGATATGGTCTGGTACGGGCGTGACGTTCGTCGCCACGACTTGCTGGGCCGGCTCAAGTATCTGGAGCCGACCACGTCGCTGCGCGGCAAGTGGCAGTACCAGAACCTGATGTTCGTCACGGCCGGGATCCTGGTAGAGCGGCTCTGGGGTCGCAGTTGGGAAGACCTGATCAGGGGCGAGATCTTCGGGCCGCTCGGGATGACGCAGTCTTTGCCCGGTACGACGGGGATCGACGGGCCCGGCGATTTCTCGTGGCCCTATCAGCTGGTGAACGACAAGATTACCCGGATTCCGTACCGGGTCATCGATGAAGTCGGGCCGGCCGGCTCGATCACCTCGACCGTCGAGGACATGGTGAAGTACATCCAGTTCCGACTCGATCGCGGCGCCGGTAGTCACAGGGTGAAGATCTCGGCAGCCCAGGAGAATCTGATGCAGTCGCCCCAGATGGTCGTCGGCGCGGCAGCGGGCGCAGTCTGGCCCGGGGTCGAGATGGTCAGCTACGGGCTGGGCCTTGGCGTTGGTTCGTATCGCGGCCATGGAATCGTGATCCATGGGGGTGGGATCGACGGGTTCATTTCGCAGATGTCGTGGATTCCCTCGAAAAACATCGGGGTCGTCGTACTGACCAACTCGGGGAATCCGATTCCAACCCTGGTTGTGGAGTCGGTCTACGACCGCTTGCTCGGCCTGCCGCCGGTCGACTACGCTGCGATTCAGCGCAAGGTCGACGCCGAGGGCAAGGCGCAGGTGGCCAAGGCGCAGGCCGAACACCGGGCCAGCCAGAAACAGGGTACCTCGCCGAGCCATCCGCTGGCGGCGTATGCCGGAACCTACCAGCATCCGGGGTACGGCAGACTGGTGATCCGGGAGGCTGGCGGCCGGCTTGCGCTCGGGCTCGACAAGTTGGAGGCGCCGCTCCGCCACTTCCATTATGACGTTTTCGAAGTCGATCCGACTATCGGTACGTCTTCGCTCAGTGGGATGGCGAGCTTCGGTTTGAACCTGAAGGGAGAGGTCGAGCAGGTTGCCCTGCCGCTCGAGCCTGGCGTCAAGCCGATCGTCTTTACGCGGGTCAAGAACTGA
- a CDS encoding MOSC domain-containing protein, with the protein MRLESLQTGQPRTISRAGLDGHQGEARTSTVWKEPVVGRVWAGALGLSGDAPGDDPDRALLASAASHYPVWRKAWGVPDLGPGAFGENLTISGWDERTVCLGDLFLIGDLRVEVSGPGRPSADLEVRHRRGGICAEMEATGRWGWYFRVHNEAWLEPGLAVSLIDRPFPQWPIDRVAQTIADRRDGAELAGCPAFSDRWRALLTVA; encoded by the coding sequence ATGCGCCTCGAATCGCTGCAGACCGGGCAACCGCGAACGATCAGTCGGGCCGGCCTTGATGGTCATCAGGGCGAAGCCCGGACCAGCACGGTCTGGAAAGAGCCGGTCGTCGGTCGGGTCTGGGCCGGCGCCCTGGGACTGAGCGGTGATGCCCCGGGGGACGATCCTGATCGAGCCCTGCTGGCCAGTGCAGCGTCTCACTACCCCGTTTGGCGGAAGGCCTGGGGGGTTCCCGACCTTGGGCCGGGAGCGTTCGGAGAGAATCTGACCATTTCCGGTTGGGATGAACGGACCGTCTGTCTCGGCGATCTATTCCTGATCGGGGATCTCAGGGTCGAGGTATCGGGGCCGGGCCGGCCGAGCGCCGATTTGGAGGTTCGGCATCGTCGGGGCGGCATCTGCGCAGAGATGGAGGCGACGGGGCGGTGGGGTTGGTACTTCAGGGTTCACAACGAAGCCTGGCTCGAGCCCGGGCTCGCCGTGTCGCTGATCGACCGGCCTTTTCCGCAGTGGCCCATCGACCGGGTGGCGCAGACCATCGCGGATCGGCGCGACGGAGCTGAACTCGCCGGCTGCCCGGCATTCTCCGACCGCTGGCGGGCGCTGCTGACCGTGGCGTAG
- the rpsF gene encoding 30S ribosomal protein S6, which translates to MARPYEVVYIFDPSLDEEAVNAKLAGFHALIGNAESVQLNHWGRRALAYQIKKNDSGYYVVANFEAESSSLPEFERAIKLDDSVLRHLVVLNDEPPTPPNYAAVKPADSEEEDDE; encoded by the coding sequence ATGGCCCGTCCGTATGAGGTAGTCTACATCTTCGATCCATCCCTGGACGAAGAAGCCGTCAACGCCAAGCTCGCAGGCTTTCACGCCCTGATCGGCAACGCCGAATCGGTGCAGTTGAATCACTGGGGCCGCCGTGCGCTGGCGTATCAGATCAAGAAGAATGACTCCGGCTACTACGTGGTAGCCAATTTCGAAGCCGAATCGAGCTCGCTGCCCGAGTTCGAGCGCGCCATCAAGCTCGATGACAGTGTGCTGCGTCATCTGGTGGTGCTGAACGACGAGCCGCCGACTCCCCCGAATTACGCGGCGGTCAAGCCGGCTGACTCCGAAGAGGAGGACGACGAATGA
- the rpsR gene encoding 30S ribosomal protein S18 gives MSRHKKGDPLAELRIRIVDYKDEKLLSRFLTERGKILPRRLSGVTARHQRQLAVAIKRARYLALLPYIKGHTG, from the coding sequence ATGAGCCGCCACAAGAAGGGCGATCCACTTGCCGAGTTGCGGATCCGGATCGTCGACTACAAAGACGAGAAGTTGCTGTCGCGCTTCCTGACTGAGCGTGGCAAGATCCTGCCCCGCCGGCTGAGCGGTGTGACGGCTCGGCATCAGCGGCAGCTGGCCGTGGCCATTAAGCGGGCCCGGTACCTGGCGCTCCTGCCCTACATCAAGGGACATACGGGCTGA
- a CDS encoding DUF2232 domain-containing protein, protein MTSPAAPPEGCRPAFGTTFVVVAYLLVAPPLFLLVPLALLLAFSPPRSPREWLWLVLAAGLGGLKVLGDAAHPAVSVRLLTAVAITAGGVFVLLIYLLPRATTLLRAGAAMIAGMGAAAVWARSAGIAMATIDAALIEDLRRGLEIGLRGADPAQAAMMTEALPLMARSFPGIVVLLGMLGLALAWRWYHLIASAPIGQPPRPLFEFRFNDHIIWGAIFTLALALFNVGGPIGRVVTWAAIVWGGIYAIRGLAIVLRATERWPLPGKLLVLIASVLVLPMALATIVMVGVADTWIDFRNRSIPTAGGGNAS, encoded by the coding sequence ATGACTTCGCCCGCGGCACCCCCCGAGGGGTGCCGCCCCGCGTTCGGCACGACGTTCGTGGTGGTGGCATACCTTCTGGTTGCCCCACCACTTTTTCTATTGGTGCCTCTCGCGCTGCTCTTGGCCTTCAGCCCGCCCAGAAGTCCGCGCGAGTGGCTCTGGCTCGTGCTCGCGGCCGGTCTCGGAGGGCTCAAAGTCCTGGGCGATGCGGCACATCCGGCCGTATCGGTCCGCTTGCTCACGGCTGTCGCCATCACCGCCGGGGGGGTCTTCGTGCTGCTGATCTATCTGCTGCCGCGCGCCACGACGTTGCTGCGCGCCGGCGCCGCCATGATTGCCGGCATGGGCGCAGCAGCGGTCTGGGCTCGCTCGGCGGGCATTGCCATGGCCACGATTGACGCGGCGCTGATCGAAGATCTCCGGCGGGGGCTGGAGATCGGGCTGCGCGGTGCCGACCCGGCCCAGGCGGCGATGATGACCGAGGCGCTTCCCCTGATGGCCCGCTCCTTCCCCGGCATCGTGGTGCTCCTGGGCATGCTGGGTCTGGCCCTGGCGTGGCGCTGGTATCACCTGATTGCCTCGGCGCCAATCGGGCAGCCGCCGCGCCCGCTGTTCGAGTTCCGCTTCAATGATCACATCATCTGGGGTGCTATCTTTACCCTGGCACTCGCGCTGTTCAACGTCGGCGGTCCCATCGGCCGCGTCGTCACCTGGGCGGCGATCGTGTGGGGCGGCATCTACGCCATCCGGGGCCTCGCCATCGTGCTGCGCGCCACCGAGCGGTGGCCACTGCCGGGCAAGCTGCTCGTCCTGATTGCCTCGGTACTGGTGCTACCGATGGCCTTGGCAACGATCGTGATGGTTGGGGTCGCCGACACCTGGATCGATTTTCGTAACCGCAGCATTCCGACCGCTGGAGGCGGCAATGCATCTTGA
- the rplI gene encoding 50S ribosomal protein L9 gives MHLEVILREDIKGLGKAGALVRVKPGYARNFLLPRGLAFEATEGNKRRIESEHKARAARAATDRAEAQALAAKLGAVALKLTAKAGEGDKLFGSITSSDVADALAKQGFEIDRRRIELEHPIKHLGSHPVSIRIHPDVTAQLQVTIAAE, from the coding sequence ATGCATCTTGAAGTGATTCTTCGTGAAGACATAAAGGGATTGGGCAAAGCTGGCGCGCTGGTCCGGGTCAAGCCCGGCTACGCGCGCAACTTCCTGCTGCCGCGCGGCCTGGCGTTCGAAGCCACCGAGGGCAACAAGCGCCGGATCGAATCCGAGCACAAAGCTCGGGCTGCTCGCGCCGCGACCGATCGGGCCGAAGCGCAGGCACTGGCCGCCAAGCTGGGAGCCGTCGCGCTCAAGCTCACGGCCAAGGCGGGTGAAGGCGACAAGCTCTTCGGTTCGATCACGTCATCAGACGTCGCAGACGCCCTGGCAAAGCAGGGCTTCGAGATCGACCGGCGTCGGATCGAGCTGGAACACCCGATCAAACACCTTGGGAGCCACCCCGTCTCGATCCGGATTCATCCGGACGTCACCGCACAGCTCCAGGTCACCATCGCCGCAGAGTAA
- the rsfS gene encoding ribosome silencing factor, producing MASAPKGSTIPKPVQAALDAADDLKARDIITLDLRGLSDAADFFVVASGTSDAHVRGIADSVMDRMAKLGIDAHHVEGLQSGRWALLDFVDFVVHIFHPETRAFYQLERLWNDAPAVAYASAAERKV from the coding sequence GTGGCAAGTGCCCCCAAAGGTTCGACCATCCCGAAGCCGGTACAGGCGGCCCTCGACGCCGCAGACGATCTCAAGGCACGCGATATCATCACTCTCGATCTGCGCGGGCTGTCCGACGCGGCCGACTTCTTCGTGGTCGCCTCGGGCACTTCGGACGCCCATGTCCGCGGTATCGCCGATTCGGTGATGGACCGGATGGCCAAGCTCGGGATCGACGCCCACCACGTCGAGGGGCTTCAGTCCGGCCGCTGGGCGCTGCTCGATTTCGTCGATTTCGTCGTTCATATTTTCCATCCGGAAACACGAGCCTTTTATCAGCTCGAGCGTCTCTGGAACGATGCACCCGCCGTTGCGTATGCATCGGCTGCGGAACGAAAGGTTTGA
- a CDS encoding PD40 domain-containing protein, translated as MRRFVLLLLLLAGLPGALAAQYFGRNRVQYGRFDFRIVQTEHFDVYYYPEEREAAMDMARMAERAYARLSRVLNHQFEERKAIILYASHSHFQQTNLGGGDVPEGTQGFTDFLRHRNVFPLSGFYADDEHVLTHEMVHQFQFDIWSRGRGGAGIQGIFSANAPLWFAEGMAEYFSLGPTDTKTAMWLRDGALEGKLPTARELMTVFPYQFGHAIITYIGQRWGDEAIGAITKNAVGGGLQMSLRRVLGMSFEQLIEQWRDAVTRQYLPEIENRVRARSMAQGLLTKETSKGEWHLAPALSPDGSRVAFFSEQDFFSMDLWLADGTSGRPIRRLLKSTFSGSYETFRFMSSSAAWSEDGRYLAVAAKRAGRDDIVIIDPERNREVRRITVPLAGVTTPTFSPDGSRIVFTGLDGGLSDLFTINVDGSDLRRLTNDRYADLHPVWSPDGRTIAFATDRGPGTDLDALVWGGLRIALYHLDDGRIELLQNMEEGRNSNPQWAPDGQSIAFVSDRDNVANIFLYDMADGEVYQLTQFYTGSQGITPLSPVLSWARGADRLAFIYFEQASYDIYSVNDPRSLKQEPWRPRASGQPVLVAAQPIFVPRPAQQADTVPRPAGVLQSRSIYRGETGFRRTDSLPTVPDSLRQPPPVTIARLRDSVVIPVPDTTEFVHRPYRARFGPEYVSRPTVGYVRDNFGRGVTGSAVVVLGDMLSNQQMIIGAELNGRLPETQFVAQYANLSRRLNWAVGVQQQPYFFYDYSTFETGPTEQEGTYVTNVRRLVLRDVSTRAYYPLSRFTRIESSVSFANLTDDLLQIREPYFLGSGIPSREPFLETTRVQSITYLAPSLAYVHDNSLSAYVGPFLGRRSRFEVSQNLEVIGSGWQFTSVTADMRRYDRLVGNMTLATRGLFFGRMGRDESRFRLFGGQTELIRGYTRGSLSRNECREEIDENSYSGCPSFDRLIGSRVAVFNAEVRLPVVAPGLGIISLGNFPAALEAAVFFDAGVFWERGMTVNLSRDAANPAPCRFDPATGLAVPGCVRTPLTSYGFSLRTNLLNILILRLDYSVPLQRSIGGMWTISLGPTF; from the coding sequence ATGCGCCGCTTCGTCCTGCTCCTTCTCTTACTGGCCGGCCTGCCCGGCGCACTCGCTGCGCAGTACTTCGGGCGGAATCGGGTCCAGTATGGACGCTTCGATTTCCGAATCGTCCAGACCGAGCACTTCGACGTCTACTACTATCCGGAGGAACGCGAAGCGGCCATGGACATGGCCCGGATGGCCGAACGGGCCTATGCCCGGCTTTCGCGAGTCCTGAACCATCAGTTCGAGGAGCGAAAGGCCATCATCCTTTACGCCTCCCACAGCCACTTCCAGCAGACCAACCTCGGGGGCGGCGACGTACCTGAAGGCACCCAGGGGTTCACCGACTTTCTCCGGCACCGGAACGTCTTTCCTCTGTCGGGTTTTTACGCCGACGACGAACACGTGCTGACCCATGAAATGGTGCACCAGTTTCAGTTCGATATCTGGTCACGCGGCCGTGGCGGGGCCGGCATTCAAGGCATCTTCTCGGCCAATGCGCCGCTTTGGTTTGCCGAAGGCATGGCCGAGTACTTCTCGCTTGGACCGACTGACACGAAGACGGCGATGTGGCTCCGCGACGGGGCCCTGGAAGGCAAGCTGCCGACCGCCCGCGAGCTGATGACGGTGTTTCCCTACCAGTTCGGCCACGCGATCATCACCTATATCGGCCAGCGCTGGGGCGATGAAGCCATTGGCGCCATCACCAAGAATGCCGTCGGTGGCGGGCTCCAGATGTCGCTGCGCCGCGTCCTTGGCATGTCGTTCGAGCAACTGATCGAGCAGTGGCGCGATGCCGTCACCCGTCAGTACCTGCCCGAAATCGAAAACCGGGTTCGGGCCCGGTCCATGGCCCAGGGGTTGCTCACCAAGGAAACGTCCAAGGGCGAGTGGCATCTGGCGCCTGCGCTGTCGCCGGACGGAAGCCGAGTCGCCTTCTTCAGCGAGCAAGACTTCTTCTCGATGGACCTGTGGCTGGCTGACGGCACCAGCGGCAGGCCGATCCGCCGGCTGCTCAAATCGACCTTCAGCGGCAGCTACGAAACCTTCCGGTTCATGTCGTCGTCCGCCGCCTGGTCGGAGGACGGTCGCTACCTCGCGGTTGCAGCCAAGCGCGCGGGCCGGGACGACATCGTCATCATCGACCCCGAGCGGAACCGCGAAGTCCGCCGGATCACCGTGCCCCTCGCTGGCGTCACGACCCCGACGTTCAGTCCGGATGGGAGCCGCATCGTTTTTACGGGCCTGGACGGCGGTTTGTCCGACCTGTTCACGATCAACGTCGACGGCAGCGATCTGCGCCGGTTGACCAACGACAGGTACGCAGATCTGCACCCGGTCTGGTCGCCGGACGGCAGAACGATTGCGTTTGCGACCGACCGCGGCCCGGGCACCGACCTGGACGCATTGGTCTGGGGTGGACTGCGCATCGCGCTGTATCACCTCGACGATGGCCGGATCGAACTGCTGCAGAACATGGAGGAGGGTCGCAACTCTAATCCCCAGTGGGCGCCCGATGGCCAGTCCATTGCTTTCGTGTCGGATCGAGACAATGTCGCCAATATCTTCCTGTACGACATGGCCGATGGCGAGGTGTACCAGCTGACCCAGTTCTACACCGGGTCACAGGGCATCACACCGCTGTCTCCGGTGCTGTCATGGGCTCGCGGCGCCGACCGGCTCGCATTCATTTACTTCGAGCAGGCCAGCTACGACATCTATTCGGTCAACGACCCCCGTTCACTGAAGCAGGAGCCGTGGCGGCCGCGCGCGTCGGGACAGCCAGTACTGGTTGCTGCGCAGCCGATCTTCGTTCCCCGCCCCGCGCAGCAGGCGGACACCGTCCCGCGACCGGCAGGCGTGCTGCAGTCGCGGTCGATCTATCGCGGCGAAACCGGTTTCCGACGCACCGACTCGCTCCCGACCGTACCCGATTCACTCCGCCAGCCGCCTCCGGTCACCATCGCGCGCCTGCGTGATTCGGTGGTCATTCCGGTGCCCGACACGACCGAGTTCGTTCATCGGCCCTATCGCGCCCGCTTCGGACCGGAGTACGTGTCCCGACCGACCGTCGGGTACGTCCGAGACAACTTTGGACGCGGCGTCACCGGCTCTGCCGTCGTCGTCCTCGGCGACATGCTCTCCAACCAGCAGATGATCATCGGGGCCGAGCTCAACGGACGCCTGCCCGAGACACAGTTCGTGGCTCAGTATGCCAACCTGTCGCGCCGGCTCAATTGGGCGGTCGGGGTCCAGCAGCAACCGTATTTCTTCTACGACTACAGCACCTTCGAAACCGGGCCCACCGAACAAGAGGGCACCTACGTCACCAACGTCCGGCGCCTGGTGCTGCGGGACGTCTCCACCCGGGCCTACTATCCCTTGTCGCGTTTCACGCGGATCGAAAGTTCGGTCAGCTTTGCGAACCTGACGGACGATCTCCTCCAGATCCGCGAGCCCTATTTCCTCGGCTCCGGCATTCCCAGCCGCGAACCATTCCTGGAAACGACTCGTGTCCAGAGCATCACCTATCTGGCGCCGTCGCTGGCGTACGTCCACGACAACTCGCTCAGCGCCTACGTCGGGCCATTTCTGGGCCGCCGGTCCCGCTTCGAGGTCAGCCAGAACCTGGAAGTGATCGGGTCGGGGTGGCAGTTCACGTCGGTCACCGCCGACATGCGGCGCTATGATCGGCTGGTCGGCAATATGACGCTGGCAACCCGGGGTCTCTTCTTTGGCCGCATGGGGCGCGACGAAAGCCGGTTTCGGCTCTTCGGCGGCCAGACCGAGTTGATCCGAGGCTATACCCGAGGCTCCCTGAGCCGAAACGAATGTCGGGAAGAGATCGACGAGAACTCGTACTCCGGCTGCCCATCGTTCGATCGGCTGATCGGCTCACGCGTCGCCGTGTTCAACGCGGAAGTTCGGCTTCCCGTGGTTGCCCCCGGGCTCGGCATCATTTCCCTCGGGAACTTCCCCGCTGCGCTGGAAGCAGCCGTGTTCTTCGACGCCGGCGTGTTCTGGGAGCGCGGCATGACGGTCAACCTGAGCCGCGACGCTGCCAACCCAGCGCCGTGCCGATTCGATCCGGCGACCGGCCTCGCCGTGCCGGGCTGCGTCCGAACGCCGCTCACCAGCTATGGCTTCTCGTTGCGAACAAACCTTCTTAATATCCTGATTCTTCGGCTGGACTACTCGGTTCCGTTGCAGCGTTCCATTGGAGGAATGTGGACCATCAGCTTGGGGCCGACGTTCTGA
- a CDS encoding SPOR domain-containing protein, with protein MDHQLGADVLTTTQHRFGPAIQTAALVAGLLFAAGCGGNPPAPPPDLPAVGGQVSLIRVPRRSGVVEAYRPDSLQQPIWSTRGDVPNVSGVLGVNVEARLLYLVDTQKNLLAVDLESRAVRPRSAGVETAIMVGDGSVYAINAGRRVSRYEGGVPVMYRVPLPVDPVFQTATLSERYVAVLGSTPRQLTVMSSDRSLHSADVGDGEPTASYWADLVAIPEGREVKLYGTSDPFRVTSIRASAPARHVSFSPSGHRIYIAHDDSSIEVFDRYGQDRLSTISLPGTPRRVRTDGSGRWLLAQAGSEDEAWIVDLTTGRLTATVRTDWDEDLPTVAGGSTLLVRRDGDLVTLDLSRPGQPETGRIDGGAADFWLVTTWIPRDRATLAAAAAESILVAQDRDLVRSDSQAVSTDRLYLQVSSSQNAEWSRDFAKQLVAAGYPARVLDPTSDDEGYRVVVGPYNSRPMAEETGRRLGRPYFILTNPPFKQ; from the coding sequence GTGGACCATCAGCTTGGGGCCGACGTTCTGACGACGACGCAGCACCGCTTTGGGCCCGCGATCCAGACGGCAGCGCTGGTCGCGGGCCTTCTGTTTGCCGCCGGATGCGGTGGCAACCCTCCGGCGCCGCCACCGGACCTGCCAGCGGTTGGTGGGCAAGTCTCCCTCATCCGAGTGCCCCGCCGAAGCGGTGTGGTCGAAGCCTACCGCCCCGACTCTCTCCAGCAGCCAATCTGGAGCACGAGGGGGGACGTTCCCAACGTGAGCGGGGTCCTCGGTGTCAATGTCGAGGCCCGACTCCTCTATCTCGTTGATACGCAAAAAAACCTGCTCGCGGTCGATCTCGAGTCTCGAGCGGTCCGGCCCCGGTCGGCCGGCGTGGAAACGGCCATCATGGTGGGCGACGGCTCGGTCTACGCCATCAATGCCGGCCGGCGGGTCAGCCGGTACGAGGGTGGGGTGCCGGTCATGTACCGGGTCCCGCTGCCCGTGGACCCTGTGTTTCAAACTGCGACGTTGAGTGAGCGTTACGTCGCCGTGCTCGGAAGCACGCCCCGCCAACTCACCGTGATGAGTTCGGACCGATCACTACACAGCGCCGATGTCGGAGACGGAGAGCCGACCGCGAGCTACTGGGCAGACCTGGTGGCCATCCCGGAAGGGCGAGAGGTCAAGCTCTACGGGACCAGCGATCCGTTCCGGGTCACCAGCATCCGCGCCAGTGCGCCGGCCCGCCACGTTTCGTTCAGCCCATCGGGACACCGGATCTATATCGCCCACGACGACAGCTCGATCGAAGTCTTCGACCGGTACGGCCAGGACCGGCTGTCGACCATCTCCCTGCCGGGAACCCCGCGCCGGGTCCGAACCGATGGCTCGGGACGTTGGCTGCTGGCCCAGGCTGGCTCGGAAGATGAGGCCTGGATCGTCGACCTGACGACCGGTCGCCTGACCGCGACGGTCCGAACCGACTGGGACGAGGACCTGCCCACCGTGGCTGGAGGCAGCACCCTTTTGGTCCGGCGTGACGGCGACCTGGTCACCCTGGACTTGAGCCGTCCCGGCCAGCCCGAGACTGGCCGCATCGACGGCGGTGCCGCCGACTTCTGGCTGGTGACCACTTGGATCCCCCGCGACCGGGCGACCCTGGCGGCTGCCGCTGCTGAGTCGATTCTCGTGGCCCAGGACCGAGATCTCGTCCGCTCCGACAGCCAGGCCGTCTCGACGGACCGGCTCTACCTCCAGGTCAGCAGTTCCCAGAACGCCGAGTGGTCCCGAGACTTCGCGAAACAGCTGGTTGCCGCCGGGTACCCCGCCCGAGTCCTGGACCCAACCTCCGACGACGAGGGATATCGGGTGGTGGTCGGCCCGTACAACAGCCGCCCCATGGCAGAAGAGACGGGTCGCCGGCTCGGCCGCCCGTATTTCATCCTCACGAATCCGCCCTTCAAGCAGTAG